From the genome of Bacillus thermozeamaize:
TATATCCAATGGCAAGACGGCAAAATGGTTCCGGTTTGGCCCAAAAGTGTTGCAACCGGTTCAGTGATCAAACCGGCTTGGATGAAATAAATGCCGGAGGGGGTGAGGAATGACATGATCATCGACATCATCATATTCGGATTGATCTGGACCGCTATTTATTCCTTAATCGGACTGGGCTTTTCACTCATTTTTGGCGTGGCCAAAATCATGAACTTGGCACACGGGGCATTTTTCATGATCGCGTGTTACATCGTATTCATGTTGACTTCTCAAGCGCATCTAGGGCTCCTTTGGGCAGCCCTAGGTGCCGTCATTATCACAGTCATCATTTCGCTCATCATTTACTGGGGATTTATCAGACAGATGCGAAGCACGTTAACTCAGGTTCTGATTATCACATTGGCACTCGCCATGTTTTTAGAACAAATCGTTCTGTTAATGTTTGGCCCCGAGCCGCGATATGTACCTTCCATATTGACAGGCGGGGTACATATTCTTGGCGTCCGTGTGACTGAACAACAGTTGTTGACATTTGTGATCGCCATCATTCTCATTCTGGTAATCTGGTTGCTCCTGACAAAAACCAATATTGGGAGGATTATCAGAGCTGTCTCGCAAGATGCGGAAATGGCCTCCATGCTTGGCGTCGATACAGAACGGGTGTATCTCTTTGTCATGGGGTTATCCGCGGCACTGGCGTCGACAGCTGGCATTCTGGTTGCACCGTTCCTCACGGTGACACCGGCAATGGGTTGGTCTCCCATTCTTGTCGCTTTTACGATTGTCGTATTAGGGGGATTAGGAAATATTTGGGGTACACTGGCGGGAGCGGCGATCGTGGCCTTTGCCGAAATGTTCACTTCGTATGCCATTCACCCTCAGCTAAAAGATGCCGTTACCTTTACGATTTTGATTTTGGCCCTCATCTTTAAACCGAATGGACTTTTTTCGAGAGAGGTGAACTGACATTGCTCACCCGGTTTAAAAACGTTTATTTGTTTGTCATCGCATTCTCGCTGGTGTTGGCGCTTATTCCCGTCATTACAGATTCCTATTATCTTTTGTCGGTGCTTACGCTGGCCAATCTCTACGCAGTATTCGTCGTCAGTTGGGATATCGTATCCGGTTATATCGGGAAGTTAAATCTTGGCCAAGCTTTATTTATTGGCTTTGGTGCATATGCGGTGGGCATTCTGCATGATTCCATCGGGATTATCCCCTCCATGTTAGTCGGTGCACTGTTGTCTGTACTGGCTGCTCTGGTGATCGGAGTTGCCAGCCTGAAACTTACAGGCCCTTATTTTTCTTTAACAACGATGGCCCTTCCCTTGATTTTTTATCAATTGGCTTATACGTTCCGCGATCTCAGTGGCGGTGAATTTGGTCTGAACATCTCGGGCGGCGTCAGCCGGCTGACTTTGTTCTATATCACATTGGGTTTTATGCTCATATGCGTGTTGTTTACACTCAGCATCGTCCGTTCACGCACAGGCAAGATCTTCATTGCCATCAGAGAAGACGAGTTAGGATGTGCGGCGCTTGGGAACAATGTCCTCTATTACAAGTTGCTCGCTTTTTCATTAAGCGCCTTGATGTCCGGACTGGGCGGCGGATTGCTTGCCGTTTATCTGCGGCACGTCAGTCCTCAGGTCTTCGAATTGTGGCAATCATTGATCATTCTCATCATGGGAATTGCCGGCGGCATGGGAACGATTCTGGGTCCCATGTTGGGGGCTTATGGTTTATCCTTTTTAACCGAGTGGTTGCGCAGCACGGAACAATACCAGGACTTGATTTACGCCGGTTTGCTCGTGATATTTGTCATGTTACTGCCAAACGGGCTTGCCACGCTTCGTCGACATCTTTCGGCATTCCGCAACAAGTCCAGTGGTTAACCACCTTCAAAACGGTTCATGTGGGGAGGAGAACATGGGCTTCTTTCAAATTCAACACTTGAACAAAAGTTTCGGGAATGTAAAAGTAGCGGATGACATCAGCTTCTCTGTCGAAAAGGGAGAGTTTGTAGGGATTATCGGTCCCAACGGCGCGGGGAAAACAACGCTTTTCCACATGATTACGGGGATTGTGACTCCCACCTCGGGCGAAATCTTTTTTAAAGATGAAAAGATAACAGGGCTTCCTATCTACCGGATTGTGCAAAAAGGATTATCCCGGACATTTCAAATCCCCCGTCCTTTTAAGGAACTTACCATTTTGGACAACATTAAAGTGGCCAATCCTTCAAGGAATAAAGCCGAATCCCTCGCAGACCGGGCAGAACAGGTATTAAGGCAAGTGGGTTTATGGGAGCAACGGGATCAACTGGCCGGCAACTTGCCGCAGGGAGATTTGCGCAGGCTTGAGGTAGCCAGGGCCTTGGCGACATCCCCCGAACTATTGCTGCTAGATGAACCATTTGCCGGCCTGAATACCGCCGAAGTGCAAGGTTTGATGCAGTTGTGCATGAAATTGCATCAGGAGGGCCTCACGATCATCATCGTCGAACATAAATTAAAAGAATTGATGCAAATGGTTCAACGGGTCATCGCCATTGACTTTGGCAAACTGATTGCTGACGATACTCCCGAGCAGGTTGTAAAAAATGAGAGGGTACTCAAGGCTTACCTGGGAGACAGGAGGTGGGATCTTGCTTAAAATAACCGACTTGGTTGTCGGATACGGGAAGGCCACAGTCATTGAGGGGTTAAATCTAGAGATCAAGGAAGGTCAAATGTTGTCCATCATTGGTCCCAATGGGGCTGGAAAAACAACACTCCTTCGCTGCATCAGTGGATTACTCAAACCTAGCCAAGGCGAAATCATGTTTGAGGGGCAATCGATTCTGAATCTTCCTCCTCATAAAATCGCAAATTTAGGGATCACGCATTGTCCGGAAGGCAGACGCCCTTTTCCTGATTTAACAGTGAAGGATAACCTTTTGATGGGTGGATTAAGATTAGGAAAATCTGCTTTACAAGAACGATTAGCCTATGTCTACCAATTGTTTCCCATCTTGAAAGAACGGGAAGCACAACTTGTCGGAACGATGTCAGGCGGACAACAGCAGATGGTATCGATTGGCCGAGCCTTAATGACAAATCCCAAATTGCTGATGTTGGATGAACCATCCATTGGTTTGGCACCAAAAGTGGTTGATGAAATTTTTGAACAGATAGAGAACATTAAACGCAGCGGTGTCACCATTCTGTTGGTTGAGCAGAACGTGGACGTGGCTTTGAAAGTTTCTGATGAAATTGCGATCCTCGACCATGGAAAGATCTCTTTTTCTGGCTCCGCTGAAAATTTGTTGAAAAACACGCGATTAAGGGAAGTCTATTTAGGCATCTGACCATAATAGTTATGATACGATACATGAAAAGGGTGTCCCTTCACAAATGAGGGGCACTTTTTATTTTTGTCAATCAACTTTGTCAATGAACTGTATCAATGTTTCCCAAATGCCCCCAATATTGATTCATGATGTGATCATGGCAACCAAAAAAAAGCCCCCAATCGCAAACGATTGAGAGCCTGCATCGCATGAACCGTTACCGTTTCGAGAATTGCGGTGCCCGGCGGGCGCCCTTGAGCCCGTACTTTTTCCGCTCCTTCATCCGCGGGTCGCGGGTCAGGAAGCCAGCCTGCTTCAAGGTCGGACGCAATGAGGGATCCACTTCAAGCAACGCACGGGCAATCCCGTGACGGATGGCTCCGGCCTGGCCGGTAAAGCCGCCGCCCCGGACGTTGACCAACACATCATACTTTCCGAGCGTGTCCGTCAAGACGAGGGGTTGCTTGACGATCGCTTTGAGAGCTTCCAATCCGCCAAAATAATCATCCAAGGTGCGTTTATTGATGATAAATTTTCCATCACCTGGCACGAGACGGACACGAGCCACCGATTCTTTCCGTCTGCCGGTGCCATAATACTGAACCAGCGCCATGTTTTCCCTCCTTATGCACGATGACATGTTCAATCGCCGTTGATTTGCTCACTGACAGCCGGATTATCCCTTCAGCTCCCAGACAACCGGTTGTTGTGCCTGGTGCGGGTGTTCAGAACCGGCATACACTTTCAGCTTTTTGAATTGCTTCCGTCCCAGGCTGTTTTTGGGCAGCATGCCCTTGACAGCCAGCTCGATCATCCGTTCCGGCCTGGTTTTCAGCATGGTGCCTGCCGTCGTCACCTTCAATCCGCCAGGATAGCCGGAATGACGGTAGTATTTTTTCTTCGTCAGTTTCTTGCCTGTCAACACCACTTTATCGGCATTGATCACGACGACAAAATCGCCTGTATCCACGTGGGGAGTGTATTCCGGTTTATGTTTTCCTCTCAGGATGGCAGCCACTTCGGAAGCCAGCCGGCCAAGGGTTTTCCCGGCTGCATCAACCAGGTACCATTTGCGCTCCACCTCATTCGGCTTGGCCATGTACGTTGTGCGCATCTTGTTCCCTCCTTGCGTTCCAACTACTGCTGTACCTGCTGAACAAGTTTGTGACTCGGCGGCCCGTGACGGGGCCCACATCTATCTCAACAAACGTTTCGTCAGACATTCTTGCAACGGGGCTTGTGGGATAACATACCTAATTATTATAATACAATACCTTCCACAAGATCAATCCTTGCGGCGGCGCGGTCATGCCGGCTCGCGTGCGGTCCCTGGCGGCCAGAATGTCAGGAATGGCTTCCGGCGCGATCCTGCCGAGGCCTACCTCGACCAGCGTGCCGACGATGATGCGAACCATGTTATACAAAAAGCCGTTGCCGTGCACGGAAAAGACGAGCAGCGGAACGCCGCCCCGGCGCGTCTCCTCGATGTTCACCGCATAAAGCGTGCGTACCCGGTTTTCAAGCGGTGTTTTGGCGGAAGAAAACGAAGTAAAATCATGCGTACCCTCCAGATACCCGGCAGCTTCCCGCATCGCAGCCAGATCCAGCGGATGGCGCAGGTGCCAGGTAAAACGCCGCAAAAACAGATCCGGAACCTCTCCCCGGTCAATCCAGTACTGGTACACCTTGCTCCTGGCATCATAGCGGGCGTGAAAGCTTGCGTCCACTGCCTCAGCTTTGTGGATGATAATGTCTGGCGGCAACTGCTGGTTCAAAATGAATGGCCAACGTTCTGCCGGTATCGGTGAGGTGGTTTCAAAATGGCCGACCTGAGCCCGGGCGTGAACGCCGGCATCGGTCCTGCCTGAGGCATAGAAGCGGATCGGCTCTCCCGTGAGAGATGAAAGGACCCGTTCCAATTCAGCCTGCACCGTTCGCCTGCCGGCAGACTGCCTTTGAAACCCGTGAAAGTGTGTTCCCTCATACGCAAATTCCAGGCGGATTTTCCGTTTCATCCTCACACTCCCATTACCACGTTCTCAACAGAAACAGGATCAGGGAAACTGGCAGCGCGGCCAGCAGCATGAACCAATCGGCGCGGCGCATGGCCAACTGGCGAAACCGCGTCCGTCCCTCCTCGCCCCGATAACCGCGAGCCTCCATCGCCATGGCCAGATCTTCGGCCCGGTGGAAGGAGCTGACAAACAAGGGGACCAGCAGGGGAAGCAAGCTTCGCGCACGACTGGCCAGGTTGCGGCTTTCAAAATCTGCCCCCCGGGCCATCTGGGCCTTCATGATCTTGTCCGCCTCTTCCATCAATGTAGGAATAAAACGGAGGGCAATCGACATCATCAGGGACAGCTCCCCAACGGGCACACGGAAGCGT
Proteins encoded in this window:
- a CDS encoding ABC transporter ATP-binding protein; its protein translation is MRGYSRLTWETGGGILLKITDLVVGYGKATVIEGLNLEIKEGQMLSIIGPNGAGKTTLLRCISGLLKPSQGEIMFEGQSILNLPPHKIANLGITHCPEGRRPFPDLTVKDNLLMGGLRLGKSALQERLAYVYQLFPILKEREAQLVGTMSGGQQQMVSIGRALMTNPKLLMLDEPSIGLAPKVVDEIFEQIENIKRSGVTILLVEQNVDVALKVSDEIAILDHGKISFSGSAENLLKNTRLREVYLGI
- a CDS encoding 30S ribosomal protein S9, with translation MALVQYYGTGRRKESVARVRLVPGDGKFIINKRTLDDYFGGLEALKAIVKQPLVLTDTLGKYDVLVNVRGGGFTGQAGAIRHGIARALLEVDPSLRPTLKQAGFLTRDPRMKERKKYGLKGARRAPQFSKR
- a CDS encoding 50S ribosomal protein L13: MRTTYMAKPNEVERKWYLVDAAGKTLGRLASEVAAILRGKHKPEYTPHVDTGDFVVVINADKVVLTGKKLTKKKYYRHSGYPGGLKVTTAGTMLKTRPERMIELAVKGMLPKNSLGRKQFKKLKVYAGSEHPHQAQQPVVWELKG
- a CDS encoding tRNA pseudouridine(38,39,40) synthase TruA — encoded protein: MKRKIRLEFAYEGTHFHGFQRQSAGRRTVQAELERVLSSLTGEPIRFYASGRTDAGVHARAQVGHFETTSPIPAERWPFILNQQLPPDIIIHKAEAVDASFHARYDARSKVYQYWIDRGEVPDLFLRRFTWHLRHPLDLAAMREAAGYLEGTHDFTSFSSAKTPLENRVRTLYAVNIEETRRGGVPLLVFSVHGNGFLYNMVRIIVGTLVEVGLGRIAPEAIPDILAARDRTRAGMTAPPQGLILWKVLYYNN